The segment tttagaatttagcattaaagactgtagtgTTTGAGAACATTACATTTCTGTACTGTTCCTACCTGTTAGatatgatagctctcaattatactgttaaatggctataattaaagtaaaaaaatctatttaatagagacatcagttgcagtactaatatcagaatattggctttcatttataaaaatgatgctgttaaagaaatctgttgtttctacattaatttggaggttaaatgtgaaattattagaatgtaaaagtatattttaaaaaatgttatgtgtgattaatcacagaaaaaaatgtgaaaaaatgataatttgacctaaacacatagtaaaaaatagtaaattttaaaatcagaaaaatgaGAGAATGgtctattatttttttctgtggctgaaTTGATCATTTTGGAGTTGtcttaaactttaaaacatacAGCTGATAGCACAATTTCTGTGAAATTTAGAACAACCTTTTCTCCATCTGGCACATGCTTCAAAGCTACAGCCTTGCATTTGAAAACTTGCTGATCTAATTAATAATGCTTACGAAGCTCCTCTATTCTAAGAAATGTTTCTCATCTCAGCGAACCGCTAACCATTTGATTTAAAAGGAGATTAAAATGTGTGATATAAATTTCCTCAAATAAATATAATCTAGATTAAATTTTTCCAGAAAATTTACAATGTCTATTGCATATAAAGCAATGAAGTCACTAAATACCAAATAACTAAATACAAATTGAAGACTTTTGTAATACATCTAATACAATGCTGCAGCCTGTGCTAATAAAGAAAGCTGTAAATGAATAGTTAAAGAGTAACCTGTATTTCATTGTATACTGATGAGTCATTGGTCCTGTTGAGGGTGGCGTATGCCATTGGTCCTCTCAAATCTTCAACCCACTAACAGCAGGAAAGACAAATTCAGATTTTTGTAACTTCAAAAAGGTAAAGTTTTGTAACTTCCTGTGAAAACCGTACAACCATTAGGCTATGCATGCTTTTACTTTAACAAATATTTTGCTTattgaaatgattaaaaataaaacaatgatgtAGCATACATAAAAATTATAAAGATTACAATAATTATCGCCAACATGAAGTGTAATGCTTTTTACCGCTTTGTCATGGCTTTTTGTCATGTCTGACGGCgtttttgcaaaacttttttataaTACAATTGTTTACAGAATTTTGCATAATGCTTCATCTGAGCCACTAGGTGTCAGCACTTAGCGTGCCATTCTGTCTCGTTtagtaagttttttttttagatgaaaATACGCGTTGTTATAAAGCGTCATTTGTGGCTCTTTTATGGTCACACTTCTGATGAACCAGGTGTCATTAATTAACATCGATGATGACATAAGGGGGGGATAGTGCCATTTCTAAGCCTAACCAGGAGAAGGAGCAGCCTACCCTCCGTCGCCATCAGTCCGTGTGGAGTTTTGAATGGATTTGATAGGGAATGCAGACGAAAGACCAGCGGCGACGTCACAGTTGGAACGTAAGTGAGATATgagaaatttataaaaaattatgaACGTCTGAAATAGGTACGTCGCCTCACAAGACACCTGATACACACGTCGTTACCATGTACATAACCTCATAAGAGGCCTGATACATACGTCGTCTTCATTTATGttgtctttaaaaatatttaaacttcaAAATTGATTAAAGACATGGAGGTTTTTCTCAATTAGTTTGAAGTGATGTTGAGTATCTGATATtcaaacgaacaaaaataaagataGTTATCTAGTAAGGACATGTTCTTTTTATTGAACATATTGGTCATAAATGGTCAAtttcacatacacaaacaaaaatgggCAAATAATAAGCCCAACATCAAACTCTTCAAAACTGAATGAAAGAATTATTTCGAGGAGGCTCTTAAAGATAcgataaataaaaaagcaaaacaatgaTATAGGATTATTTCAACCTGTTCCTTTATTGATTGATTGTAAGATATATATAATTATGTGTTTCTTTTTACCTTCTTTGTTGGATCCTTTGTtgctattataaatataaaaatgaataggcCTACATTGTGATACTCTatggcccaatcccaattctattttctaccccttcgcctacccctcgccccttccccttgcctcttgaaacaaagtggcaaggggaagggctacaaattttccgctaagaaatgggacaccactactacactgttatacgtcatcatatacgtcgttgctagctcgtcacgtcagaggacatgtgccgatgcaccgggtatatgacataaaaatatattttctagtatcgtgcaatcagtgctgtccgctagcaaactttaacgatttttttgcaaacgttaaaagaacatcaccgtaaatattaacacaagattgaatgtaacatacataaaaggaaaaattgtcataaaaatccttattaatggcaaaaattacttacatttatgggtctgcttgctcgagtgagcagccatgttggaaatttctcttagcccttcgtttgaagtgaggtcccgaaaaatcttcgtttgaagggctatctggcccttccccttacccctagccctccaaccaaaagagaattgagacaccactaccccttcacgtgaacgcgccaaacggaggggtaggggaaagtgtaggggtaaggggtagaattgggattgggcctataTATGTATGGATGTTCTTGAattaaaagaatataaaaaaactctAAAACTTTGCATTAGGGgatgtatttatatattgctTATACAGTAATTGGAAGTAATTAGACAGTAATTGAAGTGAAGCACAAGAAATTAAACATGTTCGCTATAGTCTTAGGAGTCTTTTCTAACAATTttgacttaattaaaaaaaattcaacaacATGGAGAACAAGTTCTTCGAAGCAAACATGCTTCGTTTCCACGTatgtagtttatttatttaggtaAATAAGAGGTTACAAAAAGTATAAATGGTGATGGTAGAAATCAGGATATgtataaacaatataaatttcatatttttaattttttacaatAAAGCCCAGCAGGAGAACAGCAAATTATAAATCAAGTTTTCTCAGCTCTGGCTCTTGAGGTCCCTCTTGAGTTTGCTACAGttttaatcaaacacacctgcagTAGACAATCAATGTCTTTAGGATTATTATAGAAAGTTGTAGGTGGGTGAGTTTAATCAAGAATGGAGTTAAAGGGGTTGCAGGAAAGTGGagttgagaacccctgctcCATATCATCAGCTACTTAAAGCGGCCAttccccgtgatgccaattttcaaactttagttactgtgtaatgttgctgttagagcataaacaatatctgcagaatgataaagctcaaagttcaatgccaagctagatattgtctttaacagaatttgcttttcaaggactacagagaatggctggaatcggactacagccctatacttcccgggtaaatgatgtcactattccgagtttttgaataaccaccgcccaaaggaatatgccaaaaaaggggcgaggccttccttagagaagaggaagagctgcTGGAGTAGtgttggttatcagagattgtaaacatttgactgagctgcgcacttaattactttcactttcatcacagtactacagctggtaataagaattcagctacacacattctaagataaccaacggtcaaataacagcttccatgactttaacatcgactgtgaaagctgttctgtataATACactatattgtgtgtgtgtgcgcatacctctaaaacacttctatgaaacgtcctttgaagtcctgcttgcaaatgtctcctagtcaatctgcttgttttgttatccaacttaggtccaatataaaaaggcaaaactaacgcttctgttattagtgttaattaatataaccggtctgatgccaatcggtccggtgtcatttcccgtACGTCAAAGTACACGACTGTCTCCTTCGGTATAATCCACCCCGCATAGTAAAGCGAcaacacgaggacacaagaccgctgaagaacgcataaTGAGAAACAGCCACCCTTTATCCTGCCACAGGTCtaaaatgtgaatgtgaaatattttataagctcattttaccgaatgcagacctttcttgaggaaaagccgtttactttcggttttaaggtaagaaactatgtttaaatgtcacgaacaggcaatttggtttaatcatttgtaaatataatgtcatgtgttattaagacatacagtatttatatttaatttgtcaaaaaaacctttcaaaatcatttgctgcatctgggttaccgtgtgttattagttttgaaaggttgttatctgggaataacgaacctgcaaatgtcgcgactggccaatcagaatcaagcattccaacgagccttGTAATAAATGTTTAAGGCTTCAGTTATATATCATAAATGGAACAAAGAAaatttactgtaatttcttGAGTCTTTATTTCCTCATGTTTGTGCTACAGGAGGGCTTTAGCTAAGATTTATCTAGAAAACAGGTTGGGTTTTAGATTAGGATTTTgctttgatttattatttatttgcccTTAATTGTTTGATCGATTTTGACATGCAGCCTTTATCATGGGTTTATCTTTATTCATGACATTAGGTATCATAACTCACCTTGAGTCGCTTTAACAAGCTGAAAAAGAACAAGAAGatacacatttttacaaaatggtTCAAAGTAACACCAATGTTTTATGAAGCCAGTTTTGCTTAAGTTTACAATCCGGCtattagatttctttttttgttcaatcgcttacatttttgttgattttagTTAAATTGTTTCCCCTCAACACTTTGTTTACGTTTTACAACTTACCTTTTATATTTGACCAAGTCCACAACAGTAATGAGAATTAGGAAACCTGTGAGAACTCCACACATGATGTATGGTGCTATGGTGCACTGGCAACCTTAGACCGAAAGATAAAGAACAAACATCTATGCCTGGTTTTATGGCACTATTTGAATATACAGTGTATATTATTCAAATTCACATAAAAGAAAACCATTTTACATTACATCACTGAACATGGTATGAGAATGAGCATTCTGGAGGTTAGAGAGTTTACACTTCAACTAGTTGCCCGTCTCCGCTCttagaaatgtgtttttgatgtgGTTTTCTACTGTGTTTAATTGCTTGTTTAAATTGACTGTGTGCTCTGGTTGTTACCCTCTGATCTATGCAGCCACATAATCATTTCCACAGACTTTCCCTTCCGGGTTTGTCTATAAATCACTTTACATCTTAGTGAAGCATACATTGATTCATGATCAAATAAGTACCCCTAGATAATGAGACCAAAATTTGGTTCAAAGGTCTAATGCAGTTTTTTTCCTTTAAGTACCACGTGTTACTTTTAATGAAAcgtgacaaaatgttaaagtgtggtattttggtgaaaaaaaaatattaatattgtaaaaCAAACTCATGCTTCATACACCACAATGTGTAAAAGTATTTagcaaaaatattcaaatgaagtTAATTCAGATATGTAAAACATATTGAGAGCtgtctgaaagttttttttaattaataggTTTagatacaataaaaataactaaatcaCTGATTATGTTTTAGAAATGGAAATTCCAACATTTCTTGTCTTCTGCAGTTCCTAAAATGCTCCATTGCTCATATTGTGATTTGTCATATTATGACCTGAGTCAAATTGTCTTCAAATTCATCTGCCCTCACATGGTCCTGGAAAACTAATCTAGACAGTGTGGAAGGAGATTTTTGCATGTCTTGTATGAGAAGCCATCTTCAGCACTAGATCTAGACAATGTgactagatcagtggttctcaaactgggggccgtggggGCCCCAAGACTgagggccccaagatggatccaggaggccacagattttgtggcattttatgaaatatagaaatttatcatagattttatgcaatcaaacatcagaaaaatgacaccaccaaccataagaattgaggttccagcattgtataactgaatgtttttggtttaataaaaattctaagtttaagattatacgtctttatatggggggccgcaaagcgatgcacttaacacaaagggggccttacaacgaaaaagtttgagaaccattgGACTAGATCTTCCACGATTTACattactgtattttttctgtACATGTAGAAAAAGAAAGATTTTATAGCTATATATAGTATATGTATCTAACACACATCTTACCTTTTAACTCGACAGTCACAGCTGTCGACTGGTCGTCCCCATGAATGTTGTTAGCCTTGCAGACATAAAGACCCAGAACATTACTGCTCACAGTCATTGTCAAAGTCTGTTTTTGAGCCTTTAACACTAACTCCCCATTTCCAGTTTCTTTAAACCACTCATAGCGCTTGACAGCAGGGTTAGCATCACTCTGACAGCTCAGCGTCACCACGTTGCCTTCATACAATGGACCTGATGGATTTGCCAGGGCTATGGTGTTTTGGGGGGTATCTGAAAGAGCAAACTGAACCCTTAGTATAGTCCAAAACATGCAGACATTTACTTAAGTGTCTAATTAAGTTTAAACTCAAACAATACGGCATCATTAAGTAGCCTAATGCATAACAtaagaaatgaatacaaaacatttcatattCATGTTGTGTTTGGAATATTttactacacacacatacagtttttaattataattgcttttcttattttatatacatacacaacACTCTGAGGGTAATACTGGTCTCGATCGGTCTTCTGATATCCTGCGAGTACACAAGGAAGCAGGAGACCTTAAGCCCGTCATTTAGAGGTGATGCATTGAACATTTGAGAGGAAACCAACAACGTCTGTCCAAATTCATCCACCTAAGAGGAAAAAATTAATAATCATGTTGCAGAAGTTTTGAATAACACCACAGGAAAGGATGATGtaataagataaataaacaaGTTTTAGATTTgacaataagaaaaaaacaataaatgtttcaaatgatcttctcCACCACCTGCTGATGACCACACACCCAAAATCAAGCACCACCACCCGTCCTTCATTCATAAATGTGTTGATGATCCAAACAGAGGCAACTTGCTCTCTGCTACATTTTACCTGTATGGTGGGGTCGATCTTCCCCCCCAGAGTTACGCTCCAGTGCATCACAGGCTGTCGTGAGGGGCATGACAGTACAGTGGAGCACGTCAAGGTCACATTCTTGCCCTCTGAAACTTCCAGCACATCAATATGAGGGCTCAGCATAGGAGCGAGTAAGTCTTAAAGTTGAGAAGAGAGTTACAACAATAAGTGAGTGTAAGAAATGTATtgcataatattagttttagtgCTACTTGATCCTCCCTTAAACATAAAGATTCCAACCTGCATGCACATTGATGTTGACGCCTTGCAGAAATGTGTAAATCAGTGGCTCGGGACCTTGAAGTCTGAAGAAGTATGTATCATTGGATCCAGCAGGGAAGTTTTGAAACACCGTTGTGCAATTTTTACTCAATAGGTTGCCGGTTACGCTGCCTTTTAGAACAGACGCAACGCTTTTTGAACTAAACACAGTCGATCCCAAGCTTGCGTCTGTTTTCTTCCACACCGCTTCAACAGATTTGTTTAGGTATTTTGTGAATGAATCTGGGATCTCGAACGTGCAGGGGATTTGAACACAGAAGCCGCTTATTACATCGATTTCTTGAGGCATCTTAATTTCCCACTGGTTGCTTACAGCACCTGCACACACATCAACATGATAGTTTAGTTTAACACATGAACGACACATTATTAGGGGCACTTTTTAGTTAAAGCACCctacttaaaggcggggtgtccgatttctcttagccgttgttgatgttcaaatcacca is part of the Triplophysa rosa linkage group LG16, Trosa_1v2, whole genome shotgun sequence genome and harbors:
- the si:ch211-171h4.5 gene encoding Schwann cell myelin protein isoform X1, which produces MTGPKVFIVIVWILKGAVSNQWEIKMPQEIDVISGFCVQIPCTFEIPDSFTKYLNKSVEAVWKKTDASLGSTVFSSKSVASVLKGSVTGNLLSKNCTTVFQNFPAGSNDTYFFRLQGPEPLIYTFLQGVNINVHADLLAPMLSPHIDVLEVSEGKNVTLTCSTVLSCPSRQPVMHWSVTLGGKIDPTIQVDEFGQTLLVSSQMFNASPLNDGLKVSCFLVYSQDIRRPIETSITLRVLYTPQNTIALANPSGPLYEGNVVTLSCQSDANPAVKRYEWFKETGNGELVLKAQKQTLTMTVSSNVLGLYVCKANNIHGDDQSTAVTVELKGCQCTIAPYIMCGVLTGFLILITVVDLVKYKSLLKRLKWVEDLRGPMAYATLNRTNDSSVYNEIQITANRTEEDYVNKN
- the si:ch211-171h4.5 gene encoding Schwann cell myelin protein isoform X3 codes for the protein MTGPKVFIVIVWILKGAVSNQWEIKMPQEIDVISGFCVQIPCTFEIPDSFTKYLNKSVEAVWKKTDASLGSTVFSSKSVASVLKGSVTGNLLSKNCTTVFQNFPAGSNDTYFFRLQGPEPLIYTFLQGVNINVHADLLAPMLSPHIDVLEVSEGKNVTLTCSTVLSCPSRQPVMHWSVTLGGKIDPTIQVDEFGQTLLVSSQMFNASPLNDGLKVSCFLVYSQDIRRPIETSITLRVLYTPQNTIALANPSGPLYEGNVVTLSCQSDANPAVKRYEWFKETGNGELVLKAQKQTLTMTVSSNVLGLYVCKANNIHGDDQSTAVTVELKGCQCTIAPYIMCGVLTGFLILITVVDLVKYKSLLKRLKTCGRIKGGCFSLCVLQRSCVLVLSLYYAGWIIPKETVVYFDVREMTPDRLASDRLY
- the si:ch211-171h4.5 gene encoding myelin-associated glycoprotein isoform X2, with product MPQEIDVISGFCVQIPCTFEIPDSFTKYLNKSVEAVWKKTDASLGSTVFSSKSVASVLKGSVTGNLLSKNCTTVFQNFPAGSNDTYFFRLQGPEPLIYTFLQGVNINVHADLLAPMLSPHIDVLEVSEGKNVTLTCSTVLSCPSRQPVMHWSVTLGGKIDPTIQVDEFGQTLLVSSQMFNASPLNDGLKVSCFLVYSQDIRRPIETSITLRVLYTPQNTIALANPSGPLYEGNVVTLSCQSDANPAVKRYEWFKETGNGELVLKAQKQTLTMTVSSNVLGLYVCKANNIHGDDQSTAVTVELKGCQCTIAPYIMCGVLTGFLILITVVDLVKYKSLLKRLKTCGRIKGGCFSLCVLQRSCVLVLSLYYAGWIIPKETVVYFDVREMTPDRLASDRLY